The following proteins are encoded in a genomic region of Parabacteroides pacaensis:
- a CDS encoding IPT/TIG domain-containing protein, producing the protein MENKASITFSKKACFVGVISLLIAFIFGCSDDKDSGRSGGAPYDPSKPVKISTFYPDSGGMATDVIIEGENFGTDPSQVQVFYNKKQAAVINAQGDKLYVITPRLPGDTCYITVIVGKDTLVFDNAFQYTSVTRVTTIAGNPDVNEEIDGTLLSAGFYDPRYVAIDAEDNIFVCEFSDHPALRRINMEKNEVTTIKNANWVGGSPNAPAVDADGKVVLIPMDAGKTFYEFDPERLWDGKKFEIMLAEDSKPFTSQWKHGVASCQIDRMMYYRSYAGELIKFDPNTKKAWLVAENVQPGADGWQVFHPQHPELLYLSFREYRYIGIYNILTNEYTTYAGYGQTTGHQDGDVKDAIFGEIQQICFDHDGNLFVADKGNHCIRKISPEGVVSTVVGLPGKSGYKDGDPEVAMFNGPTGVAVDSEGTIYIADRDNNCIRKLSIE; encoded by the coding sequence ATGGAAAACAAAGCAAGCATTACTTTTTCTAAAAAAGCATGTTTTGTCGGAGTGATTAGCCTTTTAATTGCATTTATTTTTGGCTGTTCAGATGACAAAGACAGTGGCAGAAGTGGAGGAGCGCCGTACGATCCGAGCAAACCGGTCAAGATTTCTACCTTTTATCCGGACTCCGGAGGAATGGCTACAGATGTCATTATTGAAGGAGAAAATTTCGGAACAGATCCTTCTCAAGTTCAAGTATTTTACAATAAAAAACAAGCTGCGGTAATTAATGCACAAGGGGATAAATTATACGTTATTACACCGCGTTTACCGGGAGATACTTGCTACATTACTGTAATAGTAGGTAAAGATACTCTCGTTTTCGATAATGCGTTTCAATACACGTCTGTTACGCGTGTAACGACTATTGCAGGAAATCCGGATGTAAATGAAGAGATAGATGGAACATTGCTTTCTGCCGGTTTCTATGATCCTCGGTATGTAGCAATTGATGCTGAAGACAATATTTTTGTTTGTGAGTTCAGTGATCATCCGGCATTGAGACGTATCAACATGGAAAAGAATGAAGTTACGACGATCAAAAATGCAAACTGGGTAGGCGGCTCTCCGAATGCACCGGCTGTAGATGCTGATGGTAAAGTAGTATTGATTCCGATGGATGCCGGGAAGACCTTTTATGAATTTGACCCCGAGCGGTTATGGGATGGCAAGAAATTTGAAATTATGTTGGCCGAGGATTCTAAACCTTTTACCAGCCAATGGAAACACGGAGTTGCCTCTTGTCAAATAGACAGAATGATGTATTACCGTTCATATGCCGGCGAATTGATAAAATTTGATCCGAATACTAAAAAGGCTTGGTTAGTTGCTGAAAATGTTCAGCCGGGGGCCGATGGATGGCAAGTATTTCATCCGCAACATCCGGAATTGTTATATCTTTCTTTTAGAGAATATCGTTACATCGGTATTTATAATATTTTGACCAATGAATATACGACATATGCAGGATATGGTCAAACCACAGGGCATCAGGATGGTGATGTGAAAGACGCGATATTCGGGGAAATTCAACAAATATGCTTTGATCATGATGGTAATTTGTTTGTTGCAGACAAGGGAAACCATTGTATTCGAAAGATATCGCCAGAGGGAGTAGTCTCTACGGTTGTTGGTCTGCCGGGCAAAAGCGGATATAAAGACGGAGACCCGGAAGTAGCCATGTTTAACGGTCCTACGGGAGTAGCTGTAGATAGCGAGGGTACTATTTACATAGCAGACCGCGATAATAATTGTATCCGTAAATTGTCCATAGAATAA
- a CDS encoding TolB-like translocation protein has protein sequence MNKYWVVLLLCVLGACTDSPVRDVPGLLPSSLVYPDYEGVTVPQDIAPLSFSINTPEKKVKTVLHTAAYSVSVGGREVSVPARKWKKLLASGDTVRVDILYKKGDEWMLYHSFPLYVSPDKIDPYITYRLIAPGYEVWNRMGIYQRCLSSYDESPVYENTNRTHFCVNCHTTNRGNPEEFIFHRRPGGTVLAKGGVVKKLNTQYNEKVHSLVYPSWHPSGHYIAFSVNKTVQGIHSQHPNRIEVWDEWSDIVILDVRTNSLITIPLLMSENSFETFPSFSPDGKRLYFCSARAVALPDSIKEVRYDLCSIQLDLDKNLYGRQVDTVIQASANNRSVSFPRLSPDGRFLLYTEHNYGNFSIWHREADLKMYDLVNKTPVDVGILNSTETESYHTWSSNGRWVIFSSRRGDGLYTRPYIAHIDTNGVAGKPFLLPQKNSTDYIYQDRSYNIPEFMTGRIENPEKELEDVVEKE, from the coding sequence ATGAATAAATATTGGGTTGTCTTATTGCTATGTGTCTTGGGGGCTTGTACGGACTCTCCGGTACGAGATGTACCGGGATTGCTTCCGTCGTCGCTCGTCTACCCCGACTATGAAGGCGTAACGGTTCCGCAAGATATAGCTCCGCTGTCGTTCAGCATTAATACCCCGGAGAAAAAGGTGAAAACGGTATTACATACAGCCGCTTATTCTGTGTCGGTAGGAGGCAGGGAAGTTTCTGTCCCGGCACGCAAATGGAAGAAATTGCTTGCATCGGGAGATACTGTCCGGGTAGATATTCTATATAAAAAGGGGGATGAGTGGATGCTGTATCATTCGTTTCCCCTCTATGTCTCTCCGGACAAGATCGATCCTTATATTACTTATCGTTTGATTGCGCCGGGGTATGAAGTATGGAACCGGATGGGGATTTACCAGCGTTGTTTATCTTCGTATGACGAATCGCCTGTTTATGAAAACACGAACCGTACCCATTTCTGCGTAAATTGCCATACAACCAACCGGGGCAATCCGGAAGAGTTTATTTTCCACCGGCGTCCGGGCGGTACGGTTCTGGCAAAGGGAGGAGTAGTGAAGAAACTGAACACGCAGTATAATGAAAAGGTACACAGCCTGGTGTATCCTTCTTGGCATCCTTCGGGCCATTACATCGCTTTTTCTGTGAACAAAACGGTGCAGGGCATCCATTCGCAGCACCCGAACCGGATAGAGGTATGGGACGAGTGGTCTGATATTGTAATTCTGGATGTGAGGACGAATAGTTTGATCACCATTCCGCTGTTGATGTCTGAAAATTCTTTTGAAACGTTTCCTTCCTTTTCTCCGGACGGGAAACGTTTGTATTTTTGTTCGGCCCGTGCGGTTGCTTTACCGGATTCTATCAAGGAGGTAAGATACGATCTTTGTTCCATACAGCTTGACTTGGATAAGAATTTATATGGCCGGCAGGTAGATACGGTTATACAGGCATCGGCAAACAACCGGAGTGTCTCTTTCCCGCGTCTCTCTCCTGATGGGCGTTTTTTGTTGTATACGGAACATAATTACGGAAATTTCTCTATTTGGCATCGGGAAGCTGATTTGAAAATGTACGATCTGGTAAATAAAACGCCTGTGGATGTGGGGATATTGAACTCTACAGAGACGGAAAGTTATCATACCTGGTCGTCGAACGGTCGTTGGGTTATTTTTAGCAGCCGCAGGGGAGACGGGTTGTATACACGTCCCTATATCGCACATATAGATACGAACGGGGTAGCAGGCAAGCCGTTTCTTTTGCCGCAGAAGAACAGTACTGATTATATTTATCAGGATCGTTCGTATAATATTCCCGAATTTATGACCGGGAGAATAGAGAATCCGGAGAAAGAATTAGAGGATGTGGTGGAAAAGGAATAA
- a CDS encoding BT_3044 domain-containing protein yields the protein MKKIKIAVAFLCLVALVSCEGYGMFEDELYEKIVYVLAKEDNRVFSEVHSLDSAVTTGNVIVLVSGSNQITEPITIEFEFDPQALDEYNQKMFGVEEEKFLDPLSPSHYEIPSMTVTVDPSDIPARAYLPIRIKPEGLSPDSTYFIPLKIKSASIDSIAGEYNDVMYRVYIKNQYADQQEQTLYSMRGERTDPGKTPYAIMTNKTVLPISKNKIRTTVDQKAFESKMEVINTSCMVIEVKADNSLAITPFNSGYMEIEMVDKDGYNQYKADSAGNYRFYLSYRYRTRSAVDKEWGAWATISENLVRYDDKKE from the coding sequence ATGAAAAAAATAAAGATAGCTGTCGCTTTTTTATGTTTAGTAGCCTTGGTTTCTTGCGAAGGATACGGAATGTTTGAAGATGAGCTGTATGAGAAAATCGTATATGTATTGGCAAAAGAAGATAACCGGGTGTTTTCGGAAGTGCATTCATTGGATAGTGCCGTTACAACTGGAAATGTAATAGTGCTCGTATCAGGTTCTAACCAAATCACCGAACCGATTACCATAGAATTTGAATTTGACCCACAAGCATTAGACGAATACAATCAAAAGATGTTCGGCGTGGAAGAAGAAAAGTTTTTAGATCCCTTGAGTCCGTCTCATTATGAGATTCCTTCCATGACTGTTACAGTCGATCCGAGTGATATTCCGGCTCGTGCCTATTTACCTATTAGAATTAAGCCTGAAGGGCTTTCACCGGATTCCACTTACTTTATTCCGTTGAAGATCAAGAGTGCTTCTATCGACAGCATTGCGGGTGAATATAATGACGTAATGTATCGCGTTTATATTAAAAATCAATATGCCGACCAGCAAGAACAGACTCTTTATTCTATGCGTGGGGAAAGAACGGACCCGGGAAAAACTCCGTATGCGATTATGACTAATAAGACTGTGTTGCCGATAAGTAAAAACAAAATCCGCACAACTGTCGACCAGAAAGCATTCGAATCGAAAATGGAGGTAATCAATACCAGTTGTATGGTGATAGAGGTTAAGGCTGACAATTCTTTGGCAATCACTCCGTTTAATTCTGGTTATATGGAGATAGAAATGGTGGATAAGGATGGCTATAACCAATATAAAGCAGATTCGGCTGGTAATTATCGTTTCTATTTGTCTTATCGTTACCGTACCCGTTCGGCAGTAGATAAAGAATGGGGTGCATGGGCTACCATTAGTGAGAACTTGGTACGTTATGATGATAAAAAGGAATAA
- a CDS encoding RagB/SusD family nutrient uptake outer membrane protein, with protein sequence MKYIKQLFFTAIVTIWCCLTSCNYLNVDDYFMDTFNYDSIFTNKVNVQRYLWNIPTYFKDEGQIWGNSWTPGVTAADESIPTWDTDEFMGCKYSRGLVTEDSQHRFFTMWIDMYRAVRKVNIILQNIEKCPDLTIQERSEILGYAYFMRAYAYYNLLVDYGPLLIVDDDVLNMNEEMLYYDKPRSTYDESMDYVCSQFEKAAQYMPKKDALTISQFGRPSRDAAYALIARLRLIHASNAFNGGDAARRYFGGWKRSTDGVDYVNQTADNERWAVAAHYAKKLIDGGQYKLHTVFSDEKTPQLPANVPSANFPEGAGGIDPYKSYKDMFSGETVGYKNEEFIWGRYSDAVQTYIRHDFPVGNLQGWGGMGIPQKIIDAYYMADGTDYENAGVNEQAKISAGKSFSGYQLQPGTSEAYDNREMRFYASIGFQNRLWPCNSTTDNSRRNFVANYARDGNCGKAATTSPTDYTLTGYVPVKYVHDDDAFSGDGASITRKFFPIIRYAEILLSYAEAINNIEGTYTVTDADGETGTYTRDYNEIAKYFNQVRYRAGLPGIPQGLSKDEVNKLIQRERMIEFFHENRRYYDVRRWGIYEESETEPIIGMNIEALTDNFFQRVRVNHINVKTRMVSPKLVLVPIWKNELRKMPSLDQNPGWTR encoded by the coding sequence ATGAAATATATCAAACAGCTGTTTTTCACAGCGATCGTAACGATATGGTGCTGTCTTACATCATGTAATTATTTGAATGTGGACGATTATTTTATGGATACGTTCAATTATGATTCCATTTTTACGAACAAAGTAAATGTGCAGCGTTACTTGTGGAATATCCCCACTTATTTTAAAGATGAAGGACAGATCTGGGGGAATAGTTGGACACCGGGTGTTACGGCAGCCGACGAAAGTATACCTACTTGGGATACGGATGAATTTATGGGATGTAAATATTCCCGCGGACTTGTCACGGAGGACTCCCAGCACCGGTTCTTCACTATGTGGATCGATATGTACAGGGCAGTTCGTAAAGTGAATATTATTCTTCAAAATATCGAAAAGTGTCCGGATCTTACTATACAAGAGAGAAGCGAAATATTGGGTTATGCCTATTTCATGCGGGCTTACGCTTATTACAATTTATTGGTAGACTATGGGCCGCTTTTGATTGTGGACGATGACGTACTGAATATGAATGAAGAAATGCTGTATTATGATAAGCCTCGGTCTACGTACGACGAATCGATGGATTATGTCTGTTCCCAGTTTGAAAAGGCTGCCCAATATATGCCTAAAAAGGATGCCTTGACTATTTCCCAATTCGGACGTCCCAGCCGGGACGCAGCTTATGCACTCATTGCCCGGTTGCGTTTGATACATGCCAGTAACGCGTTTAACGGAGGCGATGCCGCCCGTCGTTATTTCGGAGGTTGGAAACGTTCGACTGACGGCGTGGATTATGTAAATCAGACTGCGGATAATGAAAGATGGGCGGTAGCTGCTCATTATGCAAAGAAACTGATAGACGGGGGACAATACAAGCTTCATACAGTATTTAGCGATGAAAAAACACCTCAACTTCCGGCAAACGTTCCGTCTGCGAATTTCCCGGAGGGAGCCGGTGGTATTGATCCTTACAAATCGTATAAAGATATGTTTTCAGGCGAAACCGTAGGTTACAAGAATGAAGAATTTATCTGGGGGCGGTACTCTGATGCGGTTCAAACCTATATTCGGCATGATTTCCCGGTAGGAAACTTGCAAGGCTGGGGCGGAATGGGTATTCCACAAAAAATTATCGATGCTTATTATATGGCTGACGGTACGGATTACGAAAATGCAGGGGTTAATGAACAAGCAAAGATAAGTGCGGGAAAATCTTTTTCCGGTTACCAATTGCAGCCCGGTACTTCGGAAGCGTACGATAACCGTGAAATGCGTTTTTACGCAAGTATCGGATTCCAGAACCGTTTGTGGCCATGTAATTCGACAACCGATAACTCCAGAAGGAATTTTGTAGCCAATTATGCTCGCGACGGTAATTGCGGAAAGGCTGCTACTACTTCTCCGACCGACTATACACTTACGGGATATGTTCCGGTAAAATATGTTCATGATGACGATGCTTTTTCCGGGGATGGGGCATCGATTACGCGGAAGTTCTTCCCGATCATTCGGTATGCCGAAATCTTGCTTTCGTATGCGGAAGCCATCAATAATATAGAAGGGACTTATACCGTAACCGATGCGGATGGGGAAACAGGGACTTACACACGCGATTACAATGAAATAGCCAAATATTTCAATCAGGTACGTTACCGCGCCGGACTGCCGGGAATTCCCCAAGGGCTATCCAAGGACGAGGTTAACAAATTGATTCAGCGGGAACGCATGATCGAGTTCTTCCATGAAAACCGGCGTTATTATGATGTACGTCGCTGGGGTATATACGAAGAGTCGGAAACGGAACCTATCATCGGTATGAATATTGAAGCACTGACAGATAATTTCTTCCAACGGGTACGGGTAAATCATATCAATGTAAAGACTCGTATGGTTTCGCCGAAATTAGTGTTGGTTCCCATCTGGAAAAATGAATTGAGAAAGATGCCGTCGTTGGATCAAAATCCAGGCTGGACAAGATAA
- a CDS encoding SusC/RagA family TonB-linked outer membrane protein gives MKRLIIIIQILMLCTCTALYAQKKSVTVAGTVLDPAMQNEPLIGVNVYIKDKPGVGTSTDVDGKFQIKAEIGDVLIFSYMGYENYEYPIKKNESTVVIQMQTASVQLEEAVVVGMGKQRKIGISSAITSVDVSQLQVPATSLNNMLGGRVAGVISLQSSGEPGKNISEFWVRGIGTFGANSSALVLIDGLEGRLSDVDPADVESFSILKDASATAVYGVRGANGVVLVTTKRGQTDRLRVTARVNFTVSQLKHLPEFVRSYDYAKLANEARVVSDMSPLYSDMDLNLIKYHMDPDLFPDVDWQNEILNKTSLQQTYYISAQGGGNVAKYFISLNMSNEGAAYKQDPNSKYKSDVGYRTYGYRSNLDINVTKTTSLYFGVDGFISSTGRPGGMTTDNIWYQQANLTSLTIPTMYSGGVYPCYDQDLFSPYVLLNATGMGKDEEFKNMATLALNQDLSMITPGLKIRVQGALNTTMKKNELRFLFPEMYNATERDVNGELKLIKKRDAQAVLYGEDKYFWRKLHFETMVNYERLIADDHRITGLLYYYMSDEGDTGYKAEESLKAIPRRYQGVSSRITYGLKDTYFLDVNFGYTGSENFQPGKQFGFFPSVSLGWVPSQYKFVQEKLPWLSFLKIRGSYGTVGNDRITDKRFPYLTQMNSIADTGWGAGMIGVSESVMGSDNLKWERAIKANIGVEGKLFNEKVDFVVDFFNDQRNGIFQQRTNIPDYVGIPVGFPFGNVGKMRSYGSDGNISFTQTIGKDFYFTLRGNYTYSSNEVKEWEENNLPYEYLFRRGWPHNVRRGFIALGLFKDEDDVKYSPSQFGTLRPGDIKYKDVDGNGVINDDDMVPLAFDNYPRFMYGFGGEFTYKNWTLNVLFKGTGRVDIFRTGIKDGNQRLNDEGWIPFNAGKTGNVLTLVADQKNRWTPASYSGDPSTENPDAMFPRLTYGRNENNAKLSTFWRDNARYLRMEEIGLTYKMRAGKFLKQLGVSSLDFQVIGYNLAVWSSLKVKMYDPEQTERNGQSYPIPARYAAQLYVNF, from the coding sequence ATGAAAAGATTAATTATTATCATACAAATATTGATGTTGTGTACATGCACAGCCTTGTATGCACAAAAGAAGAGTGTAACTGTAGCGGGTACCGTGTTGGATCCTGCTATGCAGAATGAACCTTTGATCGGAGTAAATGTCTACATTAAAGATAAACCGGGTGTCGGTACAAGTACGGATGTAGACGGTAAGTTCCAAATAAAAGCAGAAATAGGAGATGTCCTTATATTCAGTTATATGGGATATGAAAATTATGAATACCCGATAAAGAAAAATGAAAGTACGGTAGTCATACAAATGCAGACAGCTTCCGTACAATTAGAAGAAGCCGTAGTAGTAGGTATGGGTAAACAACGTAAGATAGGTATCTCCTCGGCTATTACCTCTGTAGATGTGAGCCAGCTTCAGGTACCTGCTACTTCCCTGAATAATATGTTGGGCGGGCGCGTTGCCGGTGTAATTTCCCTCCAGAGTAGTGGAGAACCGGGTAAGAATATTTCTGAATTCTGGGTACGTGGTATCGGAACTTTCGGTGCAAATAGTAGTGCATTGGTATTGATCGACGGGTTGGAAGGTCGTTTGAGTGATGTAGATCCTGCCGACGTGGAAAGCTTCTCTATTTTGAAAGATGCTTCCGCTACCGCCGTGTATGGTGTACGGGGTGCAAACGGTGTTGTATTGGTTACGACCAAACGCGGACAAACAGACCGTTTGCGTGTTACGGCCCGTGTAAACTTTACGGTTTCCCAATTAAAGCACCTACCTGAATTTGTGCGTTCTTACGATTATGCAAAATTGGCAAATGAGGCCCGGGTGGTTTCCGATATGTCTCCCTTATATTCCGATATGGATTTGAATTTGATCAAGTATCACATGGATCCGGATTTGTTTCCGGATGTAGACTGGCAGAATGAGATATTGAATAAAACTTCTTTGCAACAGACTTATTATATCAGTGCGCAAGGAGGAGGTAACGTAGCCAAATACTTTATCAGTTTAAATATGTCTAATGAAGGGGCTGCCTATAAACAGGATCCGAATTCAAAGTATAAAAGTGACGTAGGTTACCGGACGTATGGATATCGTTCTAACTTAGATATTAATGTGACGAAGACTACTTCTCTTTATTTTGGTGTGGACGGGTTTATTTCTTCTACCGGGAGACCGGGAGGTATGACTACCGACAATATATGGTATCAGCAGGCTAATCTTACCTCGTTGACTATTCCTACTATGTATTCCGGAGGGGTTTATCCTTGCTATGACCAGGATTTATTTTCTCCTTATGTGCTGTTGAATGCTACTGGAATGGGAAAAGATGAAGAATTTAAAAACATGGCTACCTTGGCATTAAATCAGGATCTTTCTATGATTACGCCTGGTTTGAAAATCAGGGTACAGGGAGCCTTGAATACTACCATGAAGAAGAATGAATTACGATTTCTTTTTCCGGAAATGTATAATGCTACGGAACGAGATGTAAATGGTGAGTTGAAATTAATTAAAAAGCGCGATGCGCAAGCTGTATTATACGGTGAAGACAAATATTTCTGGCGGAAACTTCATTTTGAAACCATGGTGAATTATGAACGGCTGATTGCTGATGACCACCGAATTACCGGATTGCTTTATTACTATATGAGCGATGAAGGCGATACAGGGTATAAAGCAGAAGAATCGTTGAAAGCTATTCCGAGACGATATCAGGGTGTATCCAGCCGGATCACTTACGGACTTAAAGATACTTATTTCTTGGATGTAAACTTCGGTTATACTGGGTCGGAAAATTTTCAGCCCGGCAAACAATTCGGGTTTTTCCCTTCTGTTTCTCTGGGATGGGTACCTTCTCAATATAAATTTGTCCAGGAAAAGCTTCCTTGGCTAAGCTTCCTGAAAATCCGCGGTTCATACGGAACCGTAGGAAACGATCGTATTACGGATAAACGTTTCCCATATTTGACACAAATGAATTCTATAGCCGATACTGGTTGGGGTGCAGGAATGATAGGTGTTTCGGAAAGTGTGATGGGTTCTGATAATTTGAAATGGGAACGTGCTATTAAAGCCAATATCGGTGTGGAAGGAAAACTGTTTAATGAAAAAGTCGATTTTGTAGTAGACTTCTTTAACGACCAACGTAACGGTATCTTCCAGCAACGTACCAATATTCCGGATTATGTGGGTATTCCGGTGGGTTTCCCATTCGGTAACGTAGGTAAAATGAGAAGTTACGGATCAGACGGTAACATTTCATTTACACAGACTATAGGAAAAGATTTTTATTTCACTTTGCGTGGAAACTATACCTACTCTTCCAATGAAGTAAAGGAATGGGAAGAGAACAACTTGCCTTACGAGTATTTATTCAGAAGAGGCTGGCCGCATAATGTAAGACGTGGTTTCATTGCTTTGGGATTGTTTAAAGACGAAGATGACGTAAAATATAGTCCGAGCCAGTTTGGTACTTTACGTCCGGGTGACATCAAATATAAGGATGTAGATGGGAACGGTGTTATTAATGATGATGATATGGTTCCATTGGCATTCGATAATTATCCTCGTTTTATGTATGGATTCGGTGGTGAGTTTACTTATAAGAATTGGACATTGAATGTTCTTTTCAAAGGAACCGGACGGGTGGATATTTTCCGTACGGGCATTAAAGATGGAAATCAACGGTTGAATGATGAAGGATGGATTCCTTTCAACGCAGGAAAAACCGGAAACGTTTTGACATTGGTAGCAGACCAGAAAAATCGTTGGACCCCTGCTTCCTATTCAGGCGATCCGTCCACAGAAAATCCGGATGCTATGTTTCCCCGCCTGACATACGGTCGGAATGAAAATAATGCCAAGCTTTCTACTTTCTGGAGAGACAATGCTCGCTATTTACGGATGGAAGAAATTGGTTTGACTTATAAGATGAGAGCCGGCAAATTTTTAAAACAATTAGGTGTCAGTTCCCTGGATTTCCAGGTGATAGGCTACAACTTGGCCGTTTGGAGCAGTTTGAAGGTGAAAATGTATGATCCGGAACAAACGGAAAGAAACGGGCAATCTTATCCCATCCCGGCACGGTATGCCGCTCAGCTTTATGTTAACTTTTAA
- a CDS encoding DUF6057 family protein: MNNTKQLGKLALLFIIIGGTIIIGLLQYRYAFHLLFLEQLQLFLFGKEYAIDLLSRPGGTIEYVSEYCIQFFSILYVGSICTTLFLLLIGFVLHRLLKNGKEKGNWLFIFEGSILFFLLLNLLDMGFFFRGVVGYLFCVIALLGYDRVQKYPSGIRFLYGLLSALLLFWLAAPFQTLFLIVASCIEFREHGLNKGKSLLPLILAGMVAYLVYIFGKNSTYRMYVALDGVCSPGIIPGWTKYVAWLLLPVAILFTPGLERLAGIVKKNYILVLGQGCLILTVLIFLLPRYDDHDSLVFKQLHYYASQERWDDLLAYCRKHPLKDHVICLNYQNLALAEKGILADSLLFYPQKGKQGLLVPWDRTVYTAFVVQKVCYSYGDIAFARKFAFEGNVCSSTFGFPETMKTLVRTNILQKQFRVAAKYIHYLQQTFSYKEWADKQCRYLSGIDVPEDDPEYKGKHKFLEKKDHFASPNEFRVLSAMDKNDKKLRDFVLCSFLLEKDMENFLSWFGFYYNEASLKDVPVIYYQALLICASNIPEVLNRYRVPDFIKDEFELYTLTYRRAKNPEDRRKWLSVRHANSFWFYFHYANVDYE, from the coding sequence ATGAATAACACAAAACAACTTGGAAAACTCGCATTACTTTTTATAATAATAGGAGGGACTATTATAATAGGTCTGCTACAATATCGATATGCCTTTCATCTGCTTTTTTTGGAACAATTGCAATTATTTCTTTTCGGTAAAGAATATGCCATAGATTTACTATCCCGTCCCGGCGGAACCATCGAGTATGTGAGTGAATATTGCATCCAGTTTTTTAGTATTCTTTATGTGGGCAGTATTTGCACCACCCTTTTTCTTTTACTTATCGGGTTCGTTTTACATCGATTATTAAAGAATGGAAAAGAAAAGGGGAATTGGCTGTTTATTTTCGAGGGTAGTATTCTTTTCTTCTTATTACTCAATCTTTTAGATATGGGCTTCTTTTTCCGGGGAGTAGTAGGTTATCTATTTTGTGTAATAGCTTTGCTCGGTTATGACCGGGTACAAAAGTATCCTTCTGGAATCCGTTTTTTATATGGACTTTTGTCAGCCCTTCTTCTGTTTTGGTTAGCCGCACCTTTTCAAACCTTGTTTCTTATTGTAGCCAGTTGCATTGAGTTTAGAGAACATGGCTTGAATAAAGGAAAGAGCCTGTTACCGTTGATCTTGGCAGGCATGGTGGCTTATCTGGTGTATATTTTTGGAAAAAATAGTACGTATCGTATGTATGTGGCGTTAGACGGTGTGTGCTCTCCCGGCATCATTCCCGGCTGGACCAAATATGTTGCTTGGCTCTTGCTTCCGGTAGCTATTCTTTTTACTCCTGGGCTAGAGCGGTTGGCAGGTATTGTAAAGAAGAATTATATTCTCGTGTTGGGGCAAGGCTGTTTGATTTTAACGGTTCTCATATTTCTGTTACCTCGATATGACGACCACGATTCGCTTGTGTTTAAGCAATTGCATTATTACGCGTCGCAAGAACGTTGGGACGATTTGCTGGCTTATTGTAGGAAGCATCCCTTGAAGGATCACGTTATTTGTTTAAATTACCAGAACTTGGCATTGGCCGAAAAGGGAATTCTAGCCGATTCTCTTTTGTTTTATCCTCAAAAAGGGAAGCAGGGTTTATTGGTCCCGTGGGATCGAACGGTCTATACTGCTTTTGTGGTGCAAAAAGTTTGTTATAGCTACGGCGACATTGCTTTTGCCCGAAAGTTCGCTTTCGAAGGGAATGTCTGCTCTTCTACCTTTGGGTTTCCGGAAACTATGAAAACATTGGTGCGGACGAATATATTACAGAAACAATTCCGAGTAGCAGCTAAATACATTCATTATTTGCAACAAACTTTTTCTTATAAAGAATGGGCGGATAAGCAATGCCGTTATCTTTCCGGCATAGATGTGCCGGAAGACGATCCGGAATATAAGGGAAAACATAAATTCCTGGAGAAGAAAGACCATTTTGCTTCTCCGAACGAGTTCCGTGTATTGTCGGCTATGGATAAGAACGATAAAAAACTACGGGATTTTGTGCTGTGTTCTTTTCTGCTGGAGAAGGACATGGAAAACTTCTTAAGTTGGTTTGGTTTTTATTATAACGAGGCTTCTCTAAAAGACGTCCCCGTCATTTATTACCAGGCACTTTTGATATGTGCATCCAATATACCGGAGGTATTGAACCGATATCGGGTGCCGGACTTCATAAAAGATGAGTTTGAATTGTATACCTTAACCTATCGGCGGGCCAAGAATCCGGAAGACCGGAGAAAGTGGTTGTCGGTAAGGCATGCAAATAGTTTTTGGTTTTATTTCCATTATGCAAATGTTGATTATGAATAA